Genomic segment of Arachis hypogaea cultivar Tifrunner chromosome 16, arahy.Tifrunner.gnm2.J5K5, whole genome shotgun sequence:
actttgaggtaggggatttaacgtttttaatttagaatgcttacaaagttatttggataagtgcaaatggttaacaatGGTTAAGAATCTCTTAGTTGACATGAATGGCTTGAAATGGGTTTGAAGTTAGTTAATTGTTGTGATGATTTTGAGTTGTGATTGAATTTAGATGCTGCTgtgtttaatgattaatttagtataatttattaaattgaaatatgccGAGTTAATTATTGAAAAGCTGTGGTATGGATAACTGATGAATTGAGTTTTGATTATTGCTGTGAATGTAATTAGTTTCGTTGTTATGAGAGACTAATTGATAGAAATAAGCTTggtttgaggttgtgaaatttggagTAAGTTTGATGATGTTTTATTAGTGCTTCAATTGGATTATTGAATTCAGGTTTGGGCtttgttgtgagtgtttgaagttgtaattgatattgttttctctgatatggatggaattgagttgaattataACTGTAGTTGGTGATTGATTTGATGATTGTGCGTACTGAATGTGTAAGGGATAGAATAAATGGTGTTACTTTTGTTGCTGAGCTTGCTGGTGTGAATTGATGAGTTATTGTGTgtttgaatgatgatgagtgtacaTGAAAAATTATGCTTGGCATAGTGTAGAAAAGAAAAAGGTTTGATGATGCTTAAGTACTTGACATCGTGTGAATTATTGATTCTGGATTCTTGGACTGTGTTGACAATGAAGACAATTTTGAATAACTGGAAAGAGGTTAAACGTGTGATTTTGGAAGGGTTATAAGTTCAAATGTGGTTTTTGATAAGTAAGGTTGTTGAAAATGCTTAAGGCAGAATTTCTGCATACATGACAGTAGAAAGAATCAATTTCTGGGAGCATCCCAGGTCATGTACTTGAATGAAACTATTTTTGCATGAAACTTTACTGTGTTTTGAGCATCTCATGAAAAATTCAGTAtttattgatgagtattttgagagaaatgaatttttgaagattgatggtttctgcagaaaattctgtttctttactgcagaagcaccaacttccaactcacTTAACTTTCAATTCTGGTAAGTATTTGAGCTGAAACCAACGGCATTTTCAAGCTTCCTGTGTCCAcaatctttattttaaatttcatgtcaatatcctatttaaccaagtagatatgtTGAAAAGAGTATGGATAACTCACTGGATTTTGGAAACCGAATTCTAAAAGGCCTGGCTGTGTTTCTCACTTTATAACTTTTTCATATGACATTGTATTAATCTggaatttgattcaataaaaagcTAAAAGAGTCTTGTTTGAGGTCGTGAATTTTGAAAGGCATTGGGTGAAAACTTGATGCAGCTCCTCCAGCCCGTGTCTTCCTCTCTCCCAGCGGCGCTCAGTCTTGGGCTTCCTCTCCGACGCGACGCGGCGGCGATCGGCGCAGCTCGTGGCTCCATGGGTGACCGCAGTGAGGCACGAGCTCCTTCTCTCCTCCGAcgagaactctctctctctctcctccctctGTCCTTCGCGCGGTTCTGGAGGCAGCGTCACGGGTCGGCGGCGACGTGGTTAGATCGTGACAGCAAGGCGCGGTGGTAGCGGTTCCAGGCCGGCAGTAGCGCGCGATGGAGGAGGCGGCGGTGAGGCAGCAGACTCGACCGGTTGGATGACGGCGCGGTGAAGCTCCCTCTCTTTCCCTCAGCTCGACGGCGACTGCGGCGAGGCCCCCCAGCCAGCGCCGTCCCTTCCTCTCTGATTCCCATCTTCCCCTATTTCCATTTTCCCCCTTTTTCTTGCTGAGGTTTCCGTGGGTGAGGGATGGGGTCTCTAGGGTTAGGATTTCCAATTTgggaaattagggtttctgattcaatttgggaattagggttagaaattaggattttataaaataataaagataggtatgaatagatattttgataaaattgaagggtagagtaattttaaaatcaaatatactctatcaaaaatatttaggaacattatttatcaacatatggctaggttcaatcaattatttctaatttacattataaaatgaacaagttaattatattttgtaaagtacaatttaaattcaaatatcaattttttagattaaatcatacaaatctctattatttttctatctctgaaactttaatttcaatttataaagtaatgaattataataaaaattgtacacaaacattaattgacttaaacttaaagtatttataaatatcaatctaatcatttttaataaaatcattttctaggagttcaaattaataacataattcattcaaaatagaatttatttaaattaaattatacaaatcttcttatttttcaattatcaaaattataatttcaattataccaaatatctaataaagattatataaaaattctaattaatttaaactccaattatcatgaaactccatttaattacctttagtaaaataattttcttaaaataaaattatcaacaaataaaataaatcacaaataactatttatttgattttcaaaaactagggttgttacatccctaaccatgtgcttgtggcgtgaaggtgtcaagtgaaaacttgagactgagcggttaaagtcaaggtccaaagaaaaaagaagagtgtgcttaagaaccctggacacctctaattgggggctctagcaaagttgagtcacaatctgaaaagattcatccaattatgtgtctgtggcatttatgtatccggtggtaatactgaaaaacaaagtgcttagggccacggccaagactcataaagtagctgtgttcaagaatcaatatactgaactaggagaatcaatatcactatctgaattctgagttcctatagatgccaatcactctgaacttcaatggataaagtgagatgccaaaactgttcataagcaaaaagctactagtcccgctcatctaattagaatctgagcttcactcaaaaactctgagatattattgcttcttaaattatttttattctattttatttatctagttgcttgagaacaagcaacagtttaagtttggtgttgtgatgagcggatattttatacgcttttggggttaatttcatatagtttttagtgtgttttagttagtttttagtttattttcagtagtttctaggcaaaattcatatttctagactttactatgggtttgtgtgtttttttatgatttcaggtattttctggctgaaattgagggagctgagcaaaaatctgattcaggctgaaaaaggactgctgatgctgttggattctgacctccctgcactcaaagtggattttctggagctacagaacttcaaatggcgcgcttccaattgcgttagaaagtagacatccagggctttccagcaatatataatagttcatactttgcttaaggatagatgacgtaaactggcgttcaacgccagtttcatgttgctgtctggcgtccagcgccagaaacaagttacaagttggagttcaacgccaaaaaaggatccaaagctggcgttgaacgcccaaaacagccctatgcacgtgattagcttaagtctcagccccagcacacaccaagtgggcccagaagtggatttctccactatctatcatagtttactcattttctgtaaacctaggttactagttgagtatttaaacaacttttagatctTTATTtcggatctcatgacattttagatctgaactttgtaccttttgacggcatgagtctctaaactccattgttgggggtgaggagctctgctgtgcctcgatgaattaatgccagtatttctgttttctattcaatcacgcttgttcctatctaagatgttcatttgcgccttattatgatgaatgtgatgatccgtgacactcatcaccattctcaacctatgaacatgtgcctgacaaccacctccgttctacattagatcgaatgagtatctcttagattccttaatcggaatctccgtggtataagttagaatccattggcagcattcttgagaatccggaaagtctaaaccttgtctatggtattcctagtaggattttgggattggatgactatgacgagcttcaaactcgcgagtgttgggcgtagtgacagacgcaaaaggatagtgaaTCCTATTctggtatgatcgagaacctacagatgattaaccgtgcggtgacagcgcacctggaccattttcactgaaaggaaggatggtagccattgacaacggtgatcctccaacacacagcttgccataggagggatgtgcgtgcgtgaagaagatagGGAGAAAACAGAGATTTaaaaggcaaagcatctccaaaactgcAACATATTCTcttttactgcataacaagtaacccttaattcatgctctcttgttcatttgcaagtcaattgataaccactaattaatatcctgactaagagttgcaagataaccatagtttgcttcaagccaacaatctccgtgggatcgacccttactcacgtaaggtattacttggacgacccagtgcacttgctggttagtggtacgagttgtaaaaagtgtaatttacaattcgtgcaccacatgctttcttccttttttgctccaaactctgccaaattgctccgaatctcacctaaaatcataaaaatactaaaacaactcaaagtagcatcgaaagagaatttttgcactaaaatcaagtaaaactaaataaaatctaactaaaaacaactagaaaatgataGGAAAAAAGGTAtcagatgctcacgcatcatccaCCGGAGGCTTCTCGGGCGGGGCGTCAACGGAGGGCTGTGACTCCCCCTGGTCCTCGACAACGACCTAGCCATATCTCTCTCCGACGATAGCACTAGGACCCCCCAAGTGGGTCGCTGAGGAGTCCTCTTCACTGTCATCAGTAGAAAGGAAGTGGGACATCAAGTCCGTCATGGTAGTCTTTCCATCAGCCATGGAAACTATAGGGAATAAACACAAGTAAATATATCAGGAAACCAGGAATTCGAAACGAAGGCAAGATTaaccaaggaagtggaagaaAAACAGCTTATCTACATGGGCTTGACCAATATCCCGATCCCCCATCACCATATGAAGGTTAAAATTTCTAGTGCCAAAGATAGCCAACAAAATGTCGGATATTCGGCAGTCTTCTTCAGTCAACCCCTCATAAGTCACATTTATCATATAAGCAGAGCTAGCCCCAAAGCTCCAATAGGTCAGGATTCGTCGTTCCCCTTCCAGGGTTAGCCAGAAGGGATGATGGCCCTGAATTAGCCTAACTTTAAAGAAAGTGATTTTAAAGCCGTGAAAGGAGTCCTCGCAAAGTCCAAAGATCCTGCAGCCCTGAACGGCTCGAAAAGACATGTATCCCTTCTTTGTCTTACCCTCCCGAGAGGGGTTCGTTAGCAAGAAGAGATAGAGGAACACGTTGACGGAGGCCGGGAGCTCCAAATATTCGCAGACCAGCTCGAAACAGCGGATGGCGGTCCAGCTATTGAGATGAAGCTATGAAGGGGCGACATCGCAACGATTTAACAATGACATGACGAAGGGAGAGATGGAAGTCGGATACTAGCGTGGTGAACATCGGTTATACATCCACAACCAGTCGACTACTCGAGGTGTTGCCATATTTTTGTGGCAGACATGCTCCCTCTCGCCTGGGACAAAGACCTGGTAATTGGCTTCCTCTGGAACCCCCTCTGCACAGGGAACCAAAATCCCGAAGTGCCTATAGATCTTCTCGAGTAATCCGGGATGCCGTATCTTTTACATCTGTAGTGACCCAAATGTAGCGATCGACAACATTTGGAGCTGTCGGGCACTGAGCCATACCTACAGTAGGGGCAGCACTAAAGTCAACCCGGGAGGTCGAAAACTCAGTAAGAATGAAAGAAGAAAATGGAACTACATTTTACGCATTACTCCCTAATATTCGCACCAGTTTAAAGCCTAAATCCAAAAAGCAAATGCCTAATGGTATCCCTTAAAGACTATCTAATAGAAGCTATGCTAATCCAGGCAAAAATGCAAGCTACGTTAATCCAAGCAAACATGCAACGATTCACAAAGAAAGCGAGAGTGGCAGATATGAAAGCCAATGAAAAATGCTTACTAGAAGATGCAGGAAGTGTAGCAGGGAAGAGACAAATAGAAGACGCGCACACCTAATCTCACAGAAAAACCAAGAATGTAAAGGAAGAGGAGGGTTCTGACAAAAGTGTAGGGAAGAGAATACtgaaggaagaaaagaaatgagAAAGAGGGAGTTCtggaaataaaaagaagaaagaaacgtAGAATAGTAACCGTCAGGGAGAGTGCGAAAAGGCAGGGGCATAGTGGTCTTCCCTGACTTTCAAATCAATCATAATGAGTATTAAATGTTCGACGCGAAAACCAAGGCAATGTTCCCAATAACGGACGGGGGAAACTTGCGCGTTAGGGGCACGGACTCCATCAATGGAGTCCCGAACCCAAGAGGATTCAATCGAGGAGAAAGGCGAGTAAATCAAAGGCGTCAACCACGAGTTTCTATTCTCACAGTTGATACGCTGGAGCACTGTTCCGAGCCAGCTCGCTAAAAATCCGGGTTCGGTTGCGAGCCACCGACCAGACGATTCCGTCGACCCAAACCAAGAGGAGACCTGCGCGGCACCTTCTTTTCCCTAGGAACCTGGACCGTGGATGGAAGCTTCTAGACGAGTGAGCCTGCTCACTAGAGATCTACTCAAATGAAGAGTATAAAAGGGAGGAACCTACTCCTCCCAAGAGTATGTCACCTTTTCTAACCCTAATTAACCGCCTCCTAGTACGGGCAATGACTTTGACATTGAAGTGTCCGGCCCACCCACCGCCCAATCAACTTTGCAGCCAGGCTCCGTCCTCCAGCTCGTGCTCAGGTCCCACTCCCCTTCGCACCTGCTCGGACACCACTTCAACACGACCGGTGAAGAACCCTAGCAGACGAACAATATTCATCCTCCACTTTGACGACCTGAAACTCAAGCGCTAGGATTTTTTATCCCGGCATCTAATCCAACCCGCCGATTTTCCACTCTAGCACCGTAATGGCTATTCCTTCTCCATTTTTTTTGGCTATCTGAGTTAATTGTAGTTTTGTAATATGATTCAGGTTTGCTTGTTGCCCCTCTTCCTTCTTCCCATCATCGACATACTCTTCTATTATGTCATGGTAAGTTCTTATTATCTCCCTCCTTGGCTTTTCCGAATTCCCAATTTGATTTAGCATTACAATATAGGAAATCTTTGTTCAGAAAGAAGGGTATGCCATGGCCCATGGAGCACACAGACATGATTCCGCGgtaataataaaatcaatttttcatttactGTTGAAAACTTCATGATTATCACTATTAGTGTATAAGCCATTCTACTGTTATGTGTAGAACCATGCTGGTTTATAGTTAACTGAATTCAGACATTAACAAGGTTGGAACTCCCCAGGATTTCAAATTTCCATAAATGAGATCATTTGTGCAAATCTGTGAGAGGGAAAACCTAGCTGAATTTGTTGCCATTGCAAACTCTTTCTCTTGGTTTCTGAAATGTAAACTTGATAAAATTTTCAGGGTAAAGTCTATTAGCTTTTCGGTTGGGAGTACAGGAAACCAGACAGGGCTTCACTGGCTTGTCCATATAACCCTATAGCCAAAACGGATGGTAAGGAAAAGTAATTGAATGTCTAATATTGTTTTcacaattaatgaatattaagcATATTATGTTCATTTCAATaaagtttttctttttcaaataaatcttCCATTCTCAAGCTCTAAATTTATAAAAACCTCCAGGAAATGTAAGGTGTAGAATAGTATGTAACTTTACAAAACAAAGGGAGTCAGAATAGTACATGGGAGTGCTAGGCAAACAAATATCGTGAACCACAATATTCGTCGAAAGAGggggaaaaaataagaaaaggaatAAAGAAAGAAATCAACTCAATGTTTTTAACTGTGAAAAGGAACTCTCACATTTGGAAAGATATGAACAGGAAGTGGTGGTAACAGGGGTATCACTAAACTCATCTAGAAGCAAAGTTGTATCAGCAGCAAACTATGATCTCCTCACTCCTGAGGACCTACTTTGATATCCTTTAATAATGTGAATAAGAATGGGCATGAATGGTTCCCATGCTTAACACCTTATTGTCTTATAAACCAAGTATTAGCCTCATCATTTACAACCACAGGAATATGGCACTTCAAACTTGAGAGGCATTATATCCTATCAATCGAGCACTTTCTTTGAGAAACCATGCCTTACATGCGCGCCTTTGCTCTATTTTATTGAATAGGCTTTGTACAATATCTTTGCAGGGTGGTTG
This window contains:
- the LOC112757077 gene encoding uncharacterized protein; translation: MIQVCLLPLFLLPIIDILFYYVMEIFVQKEGYAMAHGAHRHDSAVIIKSIFHLLLKTSLFGWEYRKPDRASLACPYNPIAKTDGKEK